A genomic stretch from Malus domestica chromosome 15, GDT2T_hap1 includes:
- the LOC139187719 gene encoding uncharacterized protein isoform X1: MLLGHSKGGVDATAALSIYWCDLKDKVAALALVQSPYGGTPMASGSLREGQVADNETRQIMELLICKLIKGDIRALEDLTYEKRKEFHHDAQTPAEPIPLISFHSVASIAPGVLATMTHIAHAELPWLPLPNFGNKESDVIIQAGHSDSFICCHGCDCTSSPTPVRGEE, encoded by the exons ATGCTGCTGGGGCACAGCAAGGGAGGTGTGGATGCCACAGCTGCATTGTCAATCTACTGGTGTGATTTGAAAGACAAAGTTGCTGCTTTAGCACTAGTACAAAGCCCATATGGTGGCACTCCCATGGCTTCTGGTTCTCTTCGCGAAGGCCAGGTTGCTGACAATGAAACCCGCCAGATCATGGAGCTCTTGATATGCAAGCTAATTAAG GGTGACATTCGGGCACTGGAGGATCTTACATACGAGAAGCGAAAGGAGTTCCATCATGACGCACAAACTCCTGCAGAGCCAATTCCTCTGATTTCTTTCCACTCTGTGGCCAGCATTGCTCCCGGTGTCCTTGCCACAATGACACACATAGCACACGCAGAACTTCCCTGGCTCCCCCTACCAAACTTTGGAAACAAAGAGTCAGATGTAATCATTCAAGCAGGGCATAGTGATTCCTTTATCTGCTGCCATGGCTGTGACTGCActtcatctccaacaccggtaCGGGGAGAAGAGTGA
- the LOC139187719 gene encoding uncharacterized protein isoform X3, which produces MVYNLPGGWQCLVAEVPVAYVRCAHLRLSLHLEYRNHCEAHQMILDGCSALTACLVWRMVQQEFWNCLQELGLFSIHGPLYFVGTKKFFSKMGLVCHIAKITARHLLHTMHGNSSNI; this is translated from the exons ATGGTTTACAATTTGCCTGGAGGTTGGCAATGTCTTGTTGCAGAAGTTCCCGTGGCATACGTTAGATGTGCTCATCTTCGACTTT CATTGCATCTCGAGTACAGAAATCACTGCGAGGCTCATCAGATGATATTGGATGGTTGCAGCGCACTCACGGCATGCCTGGTATGGAGGATGGTACAGCAAGAATTTTGGAATTGCTTGCAGGAATTAG GCCTCTTTAGCATCCATGGCCCTTTATACTTTGTTGGAACGAAGAAATTCTTTTCAAAGATGGGTTTAGTGTGCCATATTGCAAAAATAACAGCAAG GCATCTGTTGCACACAATGCATGGGAACTCAAGCAATATATAG
- the LOC139187719 gene encoding uncharacterized protein isoform X4, with product MCSSSTFIASRVQKSLRGSSDDIGWLQRTHGMPGMEDGTARILELLAGIRNGEHKLPSSFIYLLMYRRCLFSIHGPLYFVGTKKFFSKMGLVCHIAKITARHLLHTMHGNSSNI from the exons ATGTGCTCATCTTCGACTTT CATTGCATCTCGAGTACAGAAATCACTGCGAGGCTCATCAGATGATATTGGATGGTTGCAGCGCACTCACGGCATGCCTGGTATGGAGGATGGTACAGCAAGAATTTTGGAATTGCTTGCAGGAATTAG GAATGGAGAGCACAAACTTCCCAGCTCATTTATTTATCTACTAATGTATAGAAGAT GCCTCTTTAGCATCCATGGCCCTTTATACTTTGTTGGAACGAAGAAATTCTTTTCAAAGATGGGTTTAGTGTGCCATATTGCAAAAATAACAGCAAG GCATCTGTTGCACACAATGCATGGGAACTCAAGCAATATATAG
- the LOC139187719 gene encoding uncharacterized protein isoform X2, whose product MVYNLPGGWQCLVAEVPVAYVRCAHLRLCSIASRVQKSLRGSSDDIGWLQRTHGMPGMEDGTARILELLAGIRNGEHKLPSSFIYLLMYRRCLFSIHGPLYFVGTKKFFSKMGLVCHIAKITARHLLHTMHGNSSNI is encoded by the exons ATGGTTTACAATTTGCCTGGAGGTTGGCAATGTCTTGTTGCAGAAGTTCCCGTGGCATACGTTAGATGTGCTCATCTTCGACTTTGTAG CATTGCATCTCGAGTACAGAAATCACTGCGAGGCTCATCAGATGATATTGGATGGTTGCAGCGCACTCACGGCATGCCTGGTATGGAGGATGGTACAGCAAGAATTTTGGAATTGCTTGCAGGAATTAG GAATGGAGAGCACAAACTTCCCAGCTCATTTATTTATCTACTAATGTATAGAAGAT GCCTCTTTAGCATCCATGGCCCTTTATACTTTGTTGGAACGAAGAAATTCTTTTCAAAGATGGGTTTAGTGTGCCATATTGCAAAAATAACAGCAAG GCATCTGTTGCACACAATGCATGGGAACTCAAGCAATATATAG